In Saccharomonospora marina XMU15, one genomic interval encodes:
- a CDS encoding glutamate synthase subunit beta: MADPTGFLDHERVEQPKRPKDERARDWREVYADLDPEERNRQVRVQATRCMDCGIPFCHSGGAGCPLGNLIPEWNDLVRGGEWEQASERLHATNNFPEFTGKLCPAPCESACVLAISPASGGAVAIKRVEETIASQAWESGYVRPERAAAATGKKVAVVGSGPAGLAAAQQLTRAGHEVTVFERDDRLGGLLRYGIPEFKMEKKVLDRRLAQLHEEGTTFVTGCEVGVDLTVEELRERYDAVVLAVGALRGRDDTATPGRELAGVHLAMEYLVPANRFCEGDGPAEIDADGKHVVIIGGGDTGADCYGTATRQGALSVTQLDQYPQPPSTRDDDRSPWPTWPYLLRTYPVHEERGERLFAVAVRRFLGDEQGRVRGIELQKVRVEKDPRTGRRQVVPTSEEVEEVPADLVLLAIGFEGVEHMRLLDDFGLKLTGRGTLSCGTDWQTDAPGVFVCGDAHRGASLIVWAIAEGRSAAHAVDSYLTGSSDLPAPVHPTALPLAAV, from the coding sequence GTGGCTGACCCGACCGGTTTCCTCGACCACGAGCGTGTCGAGCAGCCGAAGCGCCCCAAGGACGAACGAGCCCGTGACTGGCGTGAGGTTTACGCCGACCTCGACCCGGAGGAACGCAACCGGCAGGTGCGGGTGCAGGCGACGCGCTGCATGGACTGCGGTATCCCGTTCTGCCATTCCGGCGGTGCGGGTTGCCCGCTGGGCAACCTCATTCCGGAGTGGAACGACCTGGTGCGCGGCGGCGAGTGGGAGCAGGCCAGCGAGCGGCTGCACGCCACCAACAACTTTCCCGAGTTCACCGGCAAACTCTGTCCCGCGCCGTGCGAGTCGGCGTGCGTGCTGGCCATTTCCCCGGCTTCCGGTGGGGCGGTGGCCATCAAACGTGTCGAGGAGACGATCGCTTCGCAGGCGTGGGAGTCGGGGTACGTGCGGCCGGAGCGGGCCGCGGCCGCCACGGGCAAGAAGGTGGCTGTGGTGGGTTCGGGGCCGGCGGGGCTGGCTGCCGCGCAGCAGCTCACGAGGGCGGGGCACGAGGTGACCGTGTTCGAGCGTGACGACCGGCTGGGCGGCCTGCTGCGTTACGGCATCCCCGAGTTCAAGATGGAAAAGAAGGTGCTCGACCGCAGGCTCGCTCAGCTGCACGAGGAGGGCACCACGTTCGTCACCGGCTGCGAGGTCGGTGTGGATCTCACCGTGGAGGAGTTGCGGGAGCGCTACGACGCGGTCGTGCTCGCCGTCGGCGCGCTGCGAGGCAGGGACGACACCGCCACGCCGGGTCGTGAGCTGGCGGGTGTGCACCTCGCGATGGAATACCTGGTGCCCGCCAACCGGTTCTGCGAGGGCGACGGTCCCGCGGAGATCGACGCGGACGGCAAGCACGTCGTCATCATCGGCGGCGGCGACACCGGGGCGGACTGCTACGGCACCGCCACCAGGCAGGGCGCGCTGTCGGTGACACAGCTCGACCAGTACCCGCAGCCACCGTCCACTCGCGACGACGATCGCTCGCCGTGGCCGACGTGGCCCTACCTGCTGCGCACCTACCCGGTGCACGAGGAGCGCGGGGAGCGGCTGTTCGCCGTCGCGGTGAGGCGCTTCCTCGGTGACGAGCAGGGGCGGGTGCGCGGCATCGAGTTGCAGAAGGTGCGCGTGGAGAAGGACCCGCGGACCGGGCGACGTCAGGTGGTGCCCACGAGCGAGGAAGTCGAAGAGGTTCCGGCCGACCTGGTGCTGCTGGCGATCGGGTTCGAGGGCGTCGAGCACATGCGGCTGCTGGACGACTTCGGGCTGAAGCTCACGGGGCGGGGCACGCTTTCGTGCGGCACCGACTGGCAGACCGATGCGCCAGGAGTGTTCGTGTGCGGCGACGCGCACCGGGGCGCTTCGCTGATCGTGTGGGCGATCGCGGAGGGCAGATCCGCCGCGCACGCGGTGGACAGCTACCTCACCGGTTCCTCGGACCTGCCCGCACCCGTGCACCCGACGGCGCTGCCGCTCGCGGCGGTGTGA
- a CDS encoding trypsin-like serine peptidase produces MKRAWLRSVVALSATLLTASVTAAANPALAEPADVAVRTLDSAAGVTDYWTPERMRAATPLDQLLTSRAPTADVPAAGEPRTVPGVDALAYPTSGEPWTGGGEVAATAGRVFFNFDGSPASCSGNAVTSANRSVVLTAGHCVKYQGSWHTDWIFVPGYDDGAAPFGEWAASATLTTPQWEANEDINYDVGAAVVEPVGGRYLTDVVGGQGVAFNQPRDQDMYAFGYPAADPYDGSTLIHCSGATFTDPLLSDDHGMRCDMTGGSSGGPWFLDFDEATGTGVQASVNSFGYSVLPGYMFGPYFGSDAQALYEEAQSA; encoded by the coding sequence ATGAAGCGAGCGTGGCTGCGGTCCGTGGTTGCCCTTTCCGCGACGCTGTTGACGGCTTCGGTGACGGCAGCGGCCAACCCTGCCCTGGCGGAGCCCGCGGACGTGGCGGTGCGCACTTTGGACAGTGCGGCGGGCGTCACCGACTACTGGACGCCGGAGCGGATGCGTGCCGCGACACCGCTGGACCAGCTGCTGACCTCTCGGGCGCCCACCGCGGACGTCCCCGCCGCCGGCGAGCCGCGGACCGTTCCCGGGGTCGATGCGCTGGCCTACCCGACTTCCGGAGAGCCGTGGACGGGCGGGGGAGAGGTCGCCGCGACGGCGGGCAGGGTGTTCTTCAACTTCGACGGCTCGCCCGCCTCCTGCAGCGGCAACGCGGTCACCAGCGCCAATCGCAGTGTGGTGCTGACGGCAGGCCACTGTGTTAAGTACCAGGGCAGCTGGCACACCGACTGGATCTTCGTGCCCGGATACGACGACGGGGCGGCACCCTTCGGCGAGTGGGCGGCCAGTGCCACCCTGACCACGCCGCAGTGGGAGGCGAACGAGGACATCAACTACGACGTCGGCGCGGCGGTGGTGGAGCCGGTCGGCGGCCGGTACCTGACCGACGTGGTCGGTGGGCAGGGCGTGGCGTTCAACCAGCCCCGCGATCAGGACATGTACGCCTTCGGGTATCCGGCAGCCGACCCCTACGACGGCAGCACGCTGATCCACTGCAGCGGTGCCACGTTCACCGACCCGCTGCTGAGCGACGACCACGGGATGCGCTGCGACATGACCGGTGGCTCCAGTGGAGGGCCGTGGTTCCTCGACTTCGACGAAGCCACCGGCACCGGCGTGCAGGCGTCGGTCAACAGCTTCGGGTACAGCGTCCTGCCCGGTTACATGTTCGGCCCCTACTTCGGCTCCGACGCACAGGCGCTGTACGAGGAGGCACAGTCGGCGTAG
- a CDS encoding class II 3-deoxy-7-phosphoheptulonate synthase, with amino-acid sequence MLVGVNWTVDVPIDALPSLPPLPVELRERLDDALTRPAAQQPEWPDDEAVHRVRTVLESVPPITVPAEIDRLRERLAMVARGEAFLLQGGDCAETFESNTEPHIRANLRTLLQMAVVLTYGASLPVVKVARIAGQYAKPRSNTTDALGLPVYRGDIVNSLVAEPQLRVPDPGRMIRAYANSGAAMNLMRALTGAGMADLAQVHDWNKDFVRTSPAGERYEALASEIDRGLRFMSACGVSDSSLHSTEIFASHEALLLDYERAMLRLDEPSAADPTLYNLSSHFLWIGERTRQLDGAHIAFAELLANPIGVKIGPTTTPEQAVEYVHRLDPHNEPGRLTLISRMGNGKVREVLPAIVEKVESSGHKVIWQCDPMHGNTHESSNGYKTRHFDRVVDEVQGFFEVHRKLGSYPGGIHVELTGEDVTECLGGAQDISDLDLSGRYETACDPRLNTQQSLELAFLVAEMLRA; translated from the coding sequence ATGCTGGTAGGCGTGAACTGGACTGTCGACGTCCCCATTGACGCACTTCCCTCGCTGCCTCCGCTGCCGGTCGAGCTGCGAGAACGCCTTGACGACGCGCTGACACGCCCGGCCGCGCAGCAACCGGAGTGGCCCGACGACGAGGCCGTGCACCGGGTGCGCACCGTGCTGGAGAGTGTGCCGCCCATCACGGTGCCCGCCGAGATCGACCGGCTCCGCGAGCGGCTGGCCATGGTCGCGCGCGGCGAGGCGTTCCTGCTGCAGGGCGGTGACTGTGCCGAGACGTTCGAGTCCAACACCGAGCCGCACATCAGGGCGAACCTGCGCACGCTGCTGCAGATGGCGGTGGTGCTCACCTACGGGGCCAGCCTGCCGGTGGTGAAGGTCGCCCGCATCGCGGGGCAGTACGCCAAGCCGCGTTCCAACACCACCGACGCCCTCGGTCTGCCGGTGTACCGGGGCGACATCGTGAACTCGCTGGTGGCCGAGCCACAGCTGCGGGTGCCCGACCCGGGCAGGATGATCAGGGCGTACGCCAACTCCGGTGCCGCGATGAACCTCATGCGCGCGCTGACCGGGGCGGGCATGGCCGACCTCGCCCAGGTGCACGACTGGAACAAGGATTTCGTGCGGACCTCGCCCGCGGGTGAGCGCTACGAGGCGCTCGCCTCGGAGATCGACCGGGGGCTGCGGTTCATGTCGGCGTGCGGGGTGAGTGACAGTTCGCTGCACTCCACCGAGATCTTCGCCAGCCACGAGGCGCTGCTGCTGGACTACGAGCGCGCGATGCTTCGGCTGGACGAGCCGAGCGCGGCCGATCCGACGCTGTACAACCTGTCGTCGCACTTCCTGTGGATCGGGGAGCGCACCCGCCAGCTCGACGGCGCGCACATCGCGTTCGCCGAACTCCTCGCCAACCCGATCGGGGTCAAGATCGGCCCGACCACCACACCGGAACAGGCGGTGGAGTACGTGCACCGGCTCGACCCGCACAACGAGCCGGGCAGGCTGACGCTGATCTCCAGGATGGGCAACGGCAAGGTCCGCGAGGTGCTGCCCGCCATCGTGGAGAAGGTCGAAAGCTCCGGGCACAAGGTCATCTGGCAGTGCGACCCGATGCACGGCAACACCCATGAGTCGTCCAACGGCTACAAGACTCGGCACTTCGACCGGGTCGTGGACGAGGTGCAGGGTTTCTTCGAGGTGCACCGCAAGCTCGGCAGCTACCCCGGTGGCATCCACGTCGAACTCACCGGTGAGGACGTCACGGAGTGCCTCGGCGGCGCCCAGGACATCTCCGACCTCGACCTGTCCGGTCGCTACGAGACCGCGTGCGACCCCCGGCTGAACACCCAGCAGTCGCTGGAACTGGCGTTCCTCGTCGCCGAGATGCTGCGAGCCTGA
- a CDS encoding SDR family oxidoreductase: protein MDITGNTIFIPGATSGIGLALALRLQAKGNTVVVGGRRTELLEKLAAEHGFATVRIDTADAASITAAVGEVLDRHPELNVLIAMAGIMRVEDWRTAGFLADAEETVTTNLLGPIRLIAALTEHLSTRPGAAIMTVSSGLAHAPLRATPSYNATKAAIHMLGETLRLQLADTGIQVKELVPPAVRTALLPGQETSDVAMPLDEFADEVMALLEADPGAPEVLVERVKFLRFAEVRGDYDKVVATLNAADPHTH from the coding sequence ATGGACATCACAGGAAACACGATCTTCATTCCGGGCGCCACGTCCGGCATCGGGCTCGCCCTCGCACTGCGGTTGCAGGCGAAGGGCAACACCGTCGTCGTCGGCGGGCGGCGCACCGAACTGCTGGAGAAGCTGGCGGCCGAGCACGGCTTCGCCACCGTGCGGATCGACACCGCCGACGCCGCGTCCATCACCGCCGCCGTCGGAGAGGTCCTGGACCGCCACCCGGAACTGAACGTGCTCATCGCCATGGCAGGCATCATGCGCGTCGAGGACTGGCGCACGGCCGGGTTCCTCGCCGACGCCGAAGAGACCGTCACCACCAACCTGCTCGGCCCCATCCGGTTGATCGCCGCGCTCACCGAGCACCTGAGCACCCGGCCAGGGGCGGCGATCATGACGGTCTCGTCCGGCCTGGCCCATGCTCCGCTGCGCGCCACGCCCAGCTACAACGCGACGAAGGCCGCGATCCACATGCTCGGCGAGACGCTGCGCCTGCAACTCGCCGACACCGGAATCCAGGTGAAGGAACTGGTGCCACCGGCGGTCCGCACCGCGCTGCTGCCGGGGCAGGAGACCTCCGACGTCGCCATGCCGCTCGACGAGTTCGCCGACGAGGTGATGGCCCTGCTGGAGGCCGACCCCGGCGCACCCGAGGTACTCGTCGAGCGCGTGAAGTTCCTGCGCTTCGCCGAGGTACGCGGCGACTACGACAAGGTCGTCGCCACGCTCAACGCCGCGGACCCGCACACCCACTGA
- a CDS encoding ArsR family transcriptional regulator gives MLAERPQSVTELARALPTSRPAASQQLRVPRQGGSGAGPPRRAPGAASRSARKPWRRCARSWTGSGAKTLQNFKRVAEQETE, from the coding sequence TTGCTCGCCGAGCGGCCGCAGTCGGTAACCGAGCTCGCGCGGGCTCTGCCGACCAGCAGGCCCGCGGCCTCCCAGCAGCTGCGGGTACCCAGGCAAGGCGGGTCTGGTGCAGGTCCGCCTCGGCGGGCACCCGGCGCGGCTAGCAGGTCGGCCCGGAAGCCCTGGCGGCGTTGCGCTAGGAGTTGGACGGGTTCTGGGGCAAAGACCCTGCAGAACTTCAAGCGGGTCGCGGAGCAGGAAACGGAGTAA
- a CDS encoding DoxX family protein — protein MLATGLLVATLLCIAANTVEVAAKAVGARFVLRNCAEVGIGREWIRYLAVIEAAGVAGLVLGLLGPRLIGLAAAAGLVSYFVAAVATHIRARVFHNIAYPVAFLCLAVAALWHFARSAG, from the coding sequence GTGCTCGCGACCGGGCTGCTCGTCGCCACCCTGCTGTGTATCGCCGCGAACACCGTCGAAGTCGCCGCGAAGGCGGTCGGCGCGCGGTTCGTGCTGCGCAACTGCGCCGAGGTGGGCATCGGTCGCGAATGGATCCGCTACCTCGCGGTCATCGAGGCGGCCGGGGTCGCCGGACTTGTTCTCGGCCTACTCGGCCCTCGGCTCATCGGACTCGCCGCCGCGGCCGGGCTGGTGTCGTACTTCGTCGCAGCGGTGGCCACCCACATCCGGGCGCGGGTGTTCCACAACATCGCCTACCCCGTGGCGTTTCTCTGCCTGGCCGTCGCGGCACTCTGGCACTTCGCACGGTCGGCAGGCTGA
- the gltB gene encoding glutamate synthase large subunit, with amino-acid sequence MIFSAIPARQGLYDPVTEQDSCGVAMVAHVRGVRSHNIVTDALTALTNLDHRGASGAEPTSGDGAGILLQLPHEFLRAESGIDLPSPDAFGSHHYAAGLVFLPTDAEQRSKAVGLVERIASEENLRVLGWREVPVDADTADLGPTARSVMPHFAMLFVAGTADADGELPSGLELDRLVYPLRKRAEHESQAAGCGAYFPSLSARTLVYKGMLTPVQLPKFFPDLRDERLSSAIALVHSRFSTNTFPSWPLAHPYRYVAHNGEINTIRGNRNRMRAREALLESDLIPGDLSRLFPICSQEGSDSGSFDEVLELLHLGGRSLPHAVLMMIPEAWENHATMDAERRAFYRFHASLMEPWDGPAGVAFSDGTLVGAVLDRNGLRPARWWQTADDRVVLASEAGVLDLPPSQVIAKGRLKPGRMFLVDTDAGRIVNDDEIKSRLAAEAPYEEWLHAGLLSLSELRDRDHITQSHASVLRRQLAFGYTEEELKVLLAPMAAKGAEPVGSMGSDIPPSVLSKRSRSLYDYFKQGFAQVTNPPLDAIREELVTSMSRIMGPEQNLLQPGPASCRHIQLPSPVIDNDELAKLIHINDDGDLPGFACTVLSGLYEVDGGGPALADAIERVRREASEAIAAGARTLVLSDRDSDHRMAPIPSLLLVSAVHHHLVRTKERLRVALVVETGDAREVHHIALLLGYGAAAVNPYLAFETIEDMVAQGAITGVESARAVRNYVDALVKGVLKIMSKMGISTVGAYTAAQVFESLGLSQELLDEYFTGTVSKLGGVGLDVLAEEVAMRHRRAYPDNPTERVHRGLESGGEYAYRREGELHLFTPETVFLLQHASKSRRDEAYRAYVDEVNRLNREGGVLRGLFSLRTGERPPVPIDEVEPIESIMRRFNTGGMSYGALSMEAHQTLAIAMNSIGGKSNCGEGGEDPERLYDPQRRSAVKQVASGRFGVTSEYLVNAEDIQIKMAQGAKPGEGGQLPPNKVYPWIARTRHSTPGVGLISPPPHHDIYSIEDLAQLIHDLKNANERARVQVKLVSTLGVGTVAAGVSKAHADVVLISGHDGGTGASPLNSLKHAGTPWEIGLAETQQTLLLNGLRDRITVQADGGFKTGRDVVVAALLGAEEYGFATAPLVVAGCVMMRVCHLDTCPVGVATQNPDLRKRYTGQAEHVVNFFRFVAQEVREYLAQLGFRSLEEAIGRADMLDVDRAVEHWKAQGLDLAPIFRMPSHTPYGGARRKTREQDHGLEHALDRTLIQLAEAALEDAHPVRLELPVRNVNRTVGTLLGSEITRRYGGAGLPDDTIRVLLTGSAGQSLGAFLPPGVTLELVGDANDYVGKGLSGGRIVVRPHPDSPFDAEGQVIAGNTIAYGATSGELFVRGQVGERFGVRNSGALLVAEGVGDHAFEYMTGGRAVVLGKTGRNLAAGMSGGIGYVLDLDKRQVNEAMVDLLAPEADDLAWLQQIVRRHYELTRSAVAASLLGDWPRRGAAFTKVMPKDYQRVLRAANAAKAEGRNIDEAIMEAARG; translated from the coding sequence TTGATCTTCTCCGCGATTCCGGCTCGGCAGGGGCTTTACGACCCTGTCACGGAACAGGATTCCTGCGGTGTGGCCATGGTCGCCCACGTCCGAGGGGTACGCTCTCACAACATCGTCACCGACGCGCTGACGGCGCTGACGAATCTCGACCACCGTGGCGCTTCCGGCGCCGAGCCCACCAGCGGCGACGGGGCGGGCATCCTGCTGCAGCTGCCGCACGAGTTCCTTCGTGCGGAGTCCGGGATCGACCTGCCGTCACCGGACGCGTTCGGCTCGCACCACTACGCCGCTGGCCTGGTATTCCTGCCAACCGACGCCGAGCAGCGCAGCAAGGCGGTCGGCCTGGTGGAACGCATCGCATCGGAGGAGAACCTCCGCGTGCTGGGCTGGCGTGAGGTGCCGGTCGACGCGGACACCGCCGACCTCGGCCCGACGGCGCGTTCGGTGATGCCGCACTTCGCGATGCTGTTCGTCGCAGGAACAGCCGACGCCGACGGCGAGCTGCCGAGCGGGCTGGAGCTGGACCGGCTCGTGTACCCGCTACGCAAGCGCGCGGAGCACGAGAGTCAGGCGGCGGGCTGCGGCGCCTACTTCCCATCGCTTTCGGCACGCACGCTGGTCTACAAGGGCATGCTGACGCCCGTGCAGCTGCCGAAATTCTTCCCCGACCTGCGCGACGAGCGGCTCAGCAGCGCCATCGCGCTGGTGCACAGCAGGTTCTCCACCAACACGTTCCCTTCGTGGCCGCTGGCGCACCCCTACCGCTACGTGGCCCACAACGGCGAGATCAACACCATCAGGGGCAACCGCAACCGGATGCGGGCAAGGGAAGCGCTGCTCGAGTCCGACCTGATTCCCGGAGACCTCAGCAGGCTCTTCCCGATCTGCTCGCAGGAGGGCTCCGACTCCGGCTCCTTCGACGAGGTGCTGGAACTGCTGCACCTCGGCGGCCGTTCACTGCCGCACGCGGTGCTGATGATGATTCCGGAGGCGTGGGAGAACCACGCCACGATGGACGCCGAGCGCAGGGCGTTCTACCGGTTCCACGCCAGCCTGATGGAACCGTGGGACGGCCCCGCCGGCGTGGCTTTCAGCGACGGCACCCTGGTCGGCGCCGTGCTGGACCGCAACGGGCTGCGGCCCGCCCGCTGGTGGCAGACCGCCGACGACCGGGTGGTGCTGGCCAGCGAGGCGGGTGTGCTCGACCTGCCGCCGTCGCAGGTCATCGCCAAGGGCAGGCTGAAGCCGGGGCGGATGTTCCTCGTCGACACCGACGCGGGCCGCATCGTCAACGACGACGAGATCAAGTCGCGGCTCGCGGCGGAGGCGCCGTACGAGGAGTGGCTGCACGCCGGGCTGCTCTCGCTGTCGGAGTTGCGCGACCGCGACCACATCACGCAGTCGCACGCCTCCGTGCTGCGCCGCCAGCTCGCCTTCGGCTACACCGAGGAGGAGCTGAAGGTGCTGCTCGCTCCGATGGCGGCCAAAGGTGCCGAGCCGGTGGGCTCGATGGGGTCGGACATACCGCCTTCGGTGCTGTCCAAACGCTCACGGTCGCTCTACGACTACTTCAAGCAGGGGTTCGCGCAGGTCACGAACCCGCCGCTGGATGCGATCCGTGAGGAACTGGTCACGTCGATGAGCCGGATCATGGGTCCTGAGCAGAACCTGCTGCAGCCCGGACCCGCCTCGTGCAGGCACATCCAGTTGCCCAGCCCGGTGATCGACAACGACGAGCTGGCCAAGCTGATCCATATCAACGACGACGGCGACCTTCCGGGTTTCGCCTGCACCGTTCTGTCCGGACTGTACGAGGTGGACGGTGGCGGCCCCGCGCTCGCCGACGCGATCGAGCGGGTGCGCAGGGAGGCGTCCGAGGCGATCGCCGCGGGGGCGCGGACGCTGGTGCTTTCCGACCGCGACTCCGATCACCGGATGGCGCCCATCCCTTCGCTGCTGCTCGTCTCGGCCGTGCACCACCACCTGGTGCGCACCAAGGAACGGCTGCGGGTCGCGCTTGTGGTGGAGACCGGCGACGCCCGCGAGGTGCACCACATCGCGTTGCTGCTCGGCTACGGAGCGGCGGCCGTCAATCCCTATCTGGCGTTCGAGACGATCGAGGACATGGTCGCCCAGGGCGCCATCACGGGCGTCGAATCCGCCAGGGCGGTGCGCAACTACGTCGACGCGCTCGTCAAGGGCGTGCTGAAGATCATGTCCAAGATGGGCATCTCCACCGTCGGCGCCTACACGGCGGCGCAGGTGTTCGAGTCGCTGGGACTGTCGCAGGAACTGCTGGACGAGTACTTCACCGGCACCGTCTCCAAACTCGGCGGCGTCGGCCTCGACGTGCTCGCCGAGGAGGTCGCCATGCGGCACCGGCGCGCCTACCCGGACAACCCCACCGAGCGGGTGCACCGTGGCCTCGAGAGCGGCGGCGAGTACGCCTACCGGCGCGAGGGCGAGCTCCACCTGTTCACCCCCGAGACCGTGTTCCTGTTGCAGCACGCGAGCAAGTCTCGCCGCGACGAGGCGTACCGCGCCTACGTCGACGAGGTGAACCGGCTCAACCGCGAAGGCGGCGTGCTGCGAGGGCTGTTCTCGTTGCGCACCGGCGAACGTCCGCCCGTGCCGATCGACGAGGTCGAGCCGATCGAGTCGATCATGCGACGGTTCAACACCGGCGGCATGTCCTACGGCGCGCTGTCGATGGAGGCCCACCAGACGCTGGCCATCGCGATGAACTCCATCGGCGGCAAGTCCAACTGCGGTGAGGGCGGTGAGGACCCGGAGCGGCTGTACGACCCGCAGCGGCGCAGTGCCGTGAAGCAGGTGGCGAGCGGCCGGTTCGGTGTCACCAGCGAGTACCTTGTCAATGCCGAGGACATCCAGATCAAGATGGCGCAGGGCGCCAAGCCGGGCGAGGGCGGCCAGCTTCCGCCGAACAAGGTCTACCCCTGGATCGCGCGCACCCGGCACTCCACGCCTGGTGTGGGGCTGATCTCGCCGCCGCCGCACCACGACATCTACTCGATCGAGGATCTGGCCCAGCTCATCCACGACCTCAAGAACGCCAACGAGCGGGCGCGGGTGCAGGTCAAGCTCGTCAGCACGCTGGGTGTCGGCACCGTGGCCGCGGGGGTGTCGAAGGCCCACGCCGACGTGGTGCTCATCTCCGGCCACGACGGCGGCACCGGTGCCTCGCCGCTGAACTCGCTCAAGCACGCGGGCACGCCGTGGGAGATCGGGCTGGCGGAAACGCAGCAGACGCTGCTGCTCAACGGTCTGCGCGACCGCATCACGGTGCAGGCGGACGGCGGGTTCAAGACCGGGCGCGACGTCGTGGTCGCCGCGCTGCTGGGTGCGGAGGAGTACGGCTTCGCCACCGCCCCGCTGGTGGTGGCAGGCTGCGTCATGATGCGGGTCTGCCACCTGGACACCTGCCCGGTGGGCGTGGCGACGCAGAACCCGGACCTGCGCAAGCGTTACACCGGCCAGGCCGAGCACGTGGTGAACTTCTTCCGGTTCGTCGCGCAGGAGGTGCGCGAGTACCTGGCGCAGCTGGGCTTTCGTTCGCTGGAGGAGGCGATCGGCAGGGCGGACATGCTGGACGTCGACCGTGCCGTGGAGCACTGGAAGGCACAGGGGCTCGATCTAGCGCCGATCTTCCGGATGCCGTCGCACACGCCGTACGGCGGCGCGCGGCGCAAGACCCGCGAGCAGGACCATGGGTTGGAACACGCGCTCGATCGCACGCTGATCCAGTTGGCGGAGGCCGCGCTGGAGGACGCGCACCCGGTGCGCCTGGAACTGCCCGTGCGCAACGTCAACCGCACCGTGGGCACGCTGCTCGGCTCGGAGATCACCAGGAGATACGGCGGCGCGGGCCTGCCCGACGACACGATCCGGGTGTTGCTCACCGGTTCGGCAGGCCAGTCGCTGGGCGCGTTCCTGCCGCCCGGCGTGACGCTGGAGTTGGTGGGCGACGCCAACGACTACGTCGGTAAGGGTCTTTCCGGAGGGCGCATCGTGGTGCGGCCGCATCCCGATTCCCCGTTCGACGCGGAGGGGCAGGTGATCGCGGGCAACACCATCGCCTACGGGGCCACCAGCGGTGAGCTGTTCGTCCGGGGACAGGTCGGCGAGCGCTTCGGCGTACGCAACTCCGGTGCGCTGCTCGTGGCCGAGGGCGTCGGTGACCACGCGTTCGAGTACATGACCGGCGGTAGGGCCGTCGTGCTCGGCAAGACCGGCCGCAACCTGGCCGCGGGCATGTCCGGCGGCATCGGATACGTGCTCGACCTGGACAAGCGCCAGGTGAACGAGGCGATGGTGGACCTGCTCGCGCCCGAGGCCGACGACCTGGCGTGGCTGCAGCAGATCGTGCGGCGGCACTACGAGCTGACCCGCTCGGCGGTTGCCGCGTCGCTGCTGGGTGACTGGCCACGCCGGGGCGCGGCGTTCACGAAGGTGATGCCGAAGGACTACCAGCGGGTGCTGCGTGCCGCCAATGCCGCGAAGGCGGAGGGAAGGAACATCGACGAGGCCATCATGGAGGCAGCCCGTGGCTGA
- a CDS encoding helix-turn-helix transcriptional regulator, with protein sequence MNRAALADFLRRRREGLRPSDVGLVPGPRRRTPGLRREEVATLTGMSVDYYVRLEQQRGPQPSEQMLASLVRALRLTADERDYLYRLAGHNVPRRTLGDTHVAPALLRVLDRLEDSPALILSALSEVLVANRLATAIFGDHSRRTGWARSEVYRWFIDPAARAVYPPDDHERQARSLVASLRAAYGASGARSRAGELVRVLLAESDEFRELWERHEVAQRFADHKVLVHPEVGPIEVDCQVLFTEDQSQALLVLTPAPGSEAEDKIRLLAVLGHDDFAEQAGDR encoded by the coding sequence ATGAACCGTGCCGCACTCGCAGACTTCCTGCGTCGCCGCCGCGAGGGGCTACGCCCGTCCGACGTCGGTCTGGTGCCCGGACCGCGCCGCCGGACCCCCGGACTGCGGCGCGAGGAGGTGGCGACGTTGACCGGCATGTCGGTCGACTACTACGTGCGCCTGGAGCAACAGCGCGGCCCGCAGCCCTCGGAGCAGATGCTCGCCTCGCTCGTACGCGCCCTGCGGCTGACCGCGGACGAGCGCGACTACCTGTACCGGCTGGCGGGGCACAACGTGCCGCGCCGCACGCTGGGCGACACCCACGTGGCGCCCGCCCTGCTCCGCGTCCTGGACCGGCTCGAGGACAGCCCGGCACTGATCCTCTCGGCCCTCAGCGAGGTTCTCGTGGCGAACCGGCTGGCGACTGCGATCTTCGGCGATCACTCCCGGCGCACCGGCTGGGCGCGCAGCGAGGTGTACCGCTGGTTCATCGACCCGGCGGCGCGGGCGGTCTATCCGCCCGACGATCACGAGCGCCAGGCGCGCAGCCTGGTCGCCTCGCTGCGCGCCGCCTACGGCGCGTCGGGAGCCCGTTCCCGCGCGGGCGAGCTCGTGCGGGTGCTGCTCGCGGAGTCGGACGAGTTCCGCGAACTGTGGGAACGGCACGAGGTGGCCCAGCGGTTCGCCGACCACAAGGTGCTGGTGCATCCCGAGGTGGGACCGATCGAGGTCGACTGCCAGGTGCTGTTCACCGAGGACCAGTCCCAGGCGCTGCTGGTGCTGACGCCCGCGCCGGGCAGCGAGGCCGAGGACAAGATCCGCCTGCTGGCCGTGCTGGGTCACGACGACTTCGCGGAGCAGGCGGGTGATCGGTAG